A region of uncultured Draconibacterium sp. DNA encodes the following proteins:
- a CDS encoding DNA-3-methyladenine glycosylase I, with protein sequence MCKRCDWGTKNELMIKYHDEEWGVPLHDDDKLFEFFVLEGFQAGLSWQIVLNKRENFRKVFDHFNPQKVAQYSENKIQELIRDQSIIRNQQKIRACVNNAQRFLEVQKEFGTFDRYIWKFVDFKPVQNSFKTIGELPAKTELSDAISKDLKSRGFKFVGSTVIYAHMQATGMVNDHLVDCFRYHEVQ encoded by the coding sequence ATGTGTAAACGCTGCGATTGGGGAACAAAAAACGAGTTGATGATCAAATATCACGATGAAGAATGGGGAGTGCCGCTTCATGACGACGATAAATTGTTTGAATTCTTTGTGCTGGAGGGATTTCAGGCCGGTTTAAGCTGGCAGATTGTGCTGAATAAACGCGAGAATTTTCGAAAGGTATTCGATCATTTTAACCCGCAAAAAGTGGCACAGTATTCCGAAAATAAAATTCAGGAGCTTATCCGGGATCAGTCAATTATCCGCAATCAGCAAAAGATAAGGGCTTGTGTAAATAATGCACAACGTTTTCTTGAGGTTCAAAAAGAGTTCGGCACCTTTGATCGTTACATTTGGAAATTTGTAGATTTTAAGCCTGTTCAAAATAGCTTTAAAACGATTGGTGAATTGCCGGCCAAAACCGAACTGTCGGATGCGATATCGAAGGACCTGAAATCGCGCGGATTTAAGTTCGTTGGTTCGACAGTAATTTATGCGCACATGCAGGCAACCGGAATGGTAAACGATCACCTGGTTGATTGCTTCCGTTACCACGAAGTTCAGTAA